In one Nicotiana tomentosiformis chromosome 6, ASM39032v3, whole genome shotgun sequence genomic region, the following are encoded:
- the LOC138893744 gene encoding uncharacterized protein, whose protein sequence is MPGLPRIEWRGSLDYVSSRVISYLKAQRIVGKGCLAYLAFVRDVGADTPAIKSISVVRDFPDVFPTDLPRMPSDKDIDFGIDLVLGTQPISIPPYRMSSAELKELKEQLQELLDKGFIRPNIWPWGALILFVKKKDDTMY, encoded by the coding sequence atgccgggattgcctaggattgagtggagaggttccctgGACTATGtttccagtagagtgatttcatatctgaaggcccaacggatagttgggaagggatgtttagcatatttggcctttgtgagggatgttggtgctgatactcctgcCATTAAGTCTATTTCGGTTGTGCgggactttccggatgtgtttcctacagacctgccgcgTATGCCATCCGAcaaggacattgattttggtattgacttggtgctaggcactcagcccatttctattcctccgtatcgtatgtcaTCAGCAGagctgaaggaattgaaagaacaacttcaagagcttcttgataaggggttcattaggcctaatATATGGCCTTGGGGTGCACtgattctgtttgtgaagaaaaaggatgataCTATGtattga